One Trichoderma asperellum chromosome 5, complete sequence genomic region harbors:
- a CDS encoding uncharacterized protein (EggNog:ENOG41), protein MENQRNPAEAQRRKVTTYGKLASRKRHTGAGPTSSLLQVSSTETSSSATSATHRPKQPQPSPLQTDDSSRPQKTLSSARHIALDAARKQQASETDTTRKRSHKSAFGTGNPVAAIDVVAARRLSRPSSAQEQIRHSDGADVKDTKPNAVKNGSVYSKSTTSLPATPKRSSAVELAAIGLEKDIEAKILYGNKSPETPPTRRRRLIDALVAEKTSDPSASPSQSVPVFEHINRTEHKAPDGRPSIRKDAPLRRTASDTTTLEKRKIKFTYSQSRSILQDSQESNATEPTDFPSIDDIDEPLKPPSPTIEEDDDDDDELKTKVAIRSVHELRRAGANNRSSDEVDDLLSRIGAPGSLASTMRRNALCELADKLQNKEFMNQFRDHASRDNIAKGISKEKDTISGFLLAAAFVIFLSSGPAPHMLHQLTENKVGAWLSNLLNIQEDINAIATQKSSNMPKTTRNSLASVKKTLLEMPLWHGYQLLHLSPQTIALQLLSMLVGLLDPQEVQAILDDTATSISELRSHFASLDSRNDVNYALTIRILEAQSSSLTSTNDTFAQVQQEMSEIATFLRSMLQDWPKTHNDIDATLLKLAINTTNNETRAAAIQTPQLLSSLTRCIISGFSAVESAIQKSTFESNIYDELLLILGIMINVLEHSSDARISIDADEINQLISTWSELERVMEKDDSVETSKLGIAYSYLAIILGYSYLGHPELPVTNGLLPAIQHFITIYKTVNHKTVELESLVHSLSGRSC, encoded by the exons ATGGAGAATCAACGAAATCCAGCCGAGGCGCAGCGGAGAAAGGTCACTACATACGGGAAACTAGCTTCTCGCAAACGTCACACCGGCGCAGGTCCAACCTCGTCGCTTCTCCAGGTTTCGTCGACAGAAACAAGCTCTTCAGCAACTTCAGCGACTCATCGACCTAAACAGCCCCAGCCATCTCCCTTGCAGACTGACGATTCTTCGCGACCGCAGAAAACGCTTAGCAGTGCCAGGCATATAGCCCTCGATGCTGCTCGTAAACAACAGGCGAGCGAGACAGACACAACACGCAAACGAAGCCACAAGTCTGCGTTTGGTACGGGAAACCCTGTAGCGGCGATAGACGTCGTGGCCGCACGCCGGCTTTCCAGGCCATCTTCAGCCCAGGAGCAGATACGACACTCCGACGGAGCAGATGTCAAAGATACAAAACCGAATGCTGTTAAGAATGGATCGGTATATTCCAAGTCCACAACCTCACTACCGGCGACACCAAAAAGATCGAGTGCTGTTGAACTGGCTGCTATTGGGCTTGAGAAAGATATAGAAGCAAAGATATTATATGGAAACAAGTCGCCAGAAACGCCGCCGACGCGTCGACGCCGTTTGATCGATGCGCTTGTAGCAGAAAAAACTAGTGATCCCAGCGCTAGCCCAAGCCAGAGTGTCCCTGTATTTGAGCATATCAATAGGACCGAGCATAAAGCTCCGGATGGGCGTCCCAGCATTCGCAAGGACGCGCCGCTGCGCAGGACCGCCTCCGACACCACTACActggaaaagaggaagatcaAGTTCACTTACAGCCAATCCCGAAGCATTCTTCAAGATTCACAGGAGTCGAATGCAACTGAGCCCACTGACTTTCCTTCTATCGATGATATCGACGAACCTTTGAAGCCTCCGTCTCCGActattgaagaagacgatgatgatgatgatgaattgaAGACCAAGGTTGCTATTAGGAGCGTTCATGAGCTGCGACGAGCCGGCGCCAATAACCGATCGTCAGATGAAGTCGATGATCTGCTTTCTAGAATCGGAGCACCAGGATCTTTGGCGTCAACCATGCGGAGAAATGCCCTGTGCGAGCTAGCTGATAAGCTGCAAAACAAAGAGTTTATGAATCAATTTCGTGACCATGCATCGCGAGACAACATAGCCAAGGGAATTAGTAAGGAGAAAGATACAATCAGCGGGTTTCTCCTCGCTGCTGCCTTTGTTATCTTCCTATCATCAGGTCCTGCGCCGCATATGCTTCACCAATTAACAGAAAACAAGGTTGGCGCATGGTTGAGTAATCTTCTCAATATACAGGAGGATATAAACGCTATAGCAACTCAGAAATCTTCTAATATGCCGAAAACAACCAGAAACTCACTAGCCAGCGTGAAGAAGACACTGCTGGAAATGCCACTATGGCATGGCTACCAATTGCTGCATCTCTCTCCTCAAACCATTGCCTTGCAACTGCTCTCTATGCTTGTGGGTCTATTAGACCCCCAAGAGGTCCAAGCTATATTGGATGATACTGCTACCAGCATCTCGGAATTGAGATCCCATTTTGCGTCTCTCGACTCTCGCAACGATGTCAATTATGCGCTCACCATCCGCATTCTCGAGGCGCAATCCAGCTCCTTAACCTCCACAAATGACACTTTTGCCCAAGTCCAGCAAGAAATGTCCGAGATCGCTACGTTCCTCCGAAGCATGCTGCAAGACTGGCCAAAAACCCACAACGACATAGATGCTACCTTGTTAAAGCTTGCCATCAACACAACTAATAATGAGACAAGGGCAGCCGCAATTCAAACCCCCCAGCTGCTATCAAGCCTAACCCGCTGTATAATCTCCGGATTTTCGGCTGTTGAGAGTGCTATTCAAAAGTCAACCTTCGAAAGTAACATTTATGACGAGCTCCTCCTCATACTTGGGATCATGATCAATGTTCTGGAGCACTCCTCGGACGCGCGTATATCTATCGATGCGGATGAAATCAATCAGCTAATTTCGACTTGGTCCGAGCTCGAACGTGTAATGGAAAAG GACGATTCAGTCGAGACCTCAAAACTCGGCATAGCATACAGCTACCTCGCTATAATACTGGGATATTCATACTTAGGTCACCCGGAGCTACCGGTCACAAACGGCTTGCTCCCAGCTATACAACACTTCATAACGATATATAAGACAGTCAACCACAAAACAGTAGAGCTGGAAAGCCTTGTACATAGCCTCTCTGGAAGATCCTGTTAG
- the RHB1 gene encoding GTP-binding protein, whose product MPSLKQRKVAIVGSRSVGKSSLAVQFVDGHFVESYYPTIENTFSKTIQWKGQDFSTEIVDTAGQDEYSILNSKHFIGIHGYMLVYSVSSLPSFEMVQIVREKILNHLGTESVPIVIVGNKSDLRPEQRQVSPEEGKKLSEKFQCGWTEASARYNQNVGRAFELLIGEIEKSQSPGEPPAKSNCLLM is encoded by the exons ATGCCTTCCCTGAAGCAAAGAAAGGTTGCCATCGTGGGCAGTCGATCGGTTG GCAAATCATCGCTCGCTGTGCAGTTCGTTGACGGTCACTTCGTGGAGAGCTATTACCCGACGATAGAAAACACTTTCAGCAAGACTATACAGTGGAAGGGCCAGGATTTCTCGACGGAAATCGTCGACACCGCTGGACAG GATGAATACAGCATCTTAAACTCGAAGCATTTCATCGGCATCCATGGATACATGCTAGTTTATTCAGTATCGTCCCTGCCATCGTTTGAGATGGTTCAGATCGTCAGAGAAAAGATCCTTAATCATCTA GGTACCGAATCCGTTCCCATCGTCATCGTAGGTAACAAGAGCGATCTTCGACCAGAGCAGCGCCAAGTCAGCCCCGAAGAGGGCAAGAAGCTGTCCGAGAAATTCCAGTGCGGCTGGACAGAAGCGAGCGCGAGATACAATCAGAATGTTGGCAGGGCATTTGAGCTTCTGATTGGCGAGATTGAGAAATCTCAGAGCCCTGGAGAACCCCCAGCAAAGAGCAATTGTCTCTTGATGTAA